One genomic segment of Amycolatopsis sp. Hca4 includes these proteins:
- a CDS encoding trypsin-like serine protease, which yields MRKPAFLAAVFLVTTAFSPPQAAAAPPPLVPLGTAPAIPAGATPDGSAIPGNLTVSVALKPRDAAGAERYAAATADPGSPLYHHYLGAAEYTERFGPTAGAVDFVRNYLTGKGLRVVDVTGNRQVVTASGTPGQVESAFTTTLSGFRSATGERFFNATEPAAVPADVASVVRGVTGLTNRPAAHRAGSPAGPAGPAGGYTPAQLRTAYSMSGLSGSYDGSGETVGLIEFDTFKQSDIDAWTQYFKQPAVTPEVVKVDGGVPNPGSDQLEVTLDIQAVAATAPKAKQIVYSAPNSDQAWVHEMAKIASDNKITILSGSWLNGEICESDPIAASHDSYTQLAAQGVTLLSASGDWGATGCGYQGDNKTVQADYPASDPLFTGVGGTQLRTSDSAGTWQSESCWNQGSSGNTRSGGAYSKIYARPDWQPGTNQYRSVPDVSLLADYGAGALSVYMNGGWQDVGGTSLSSPLWAGYVAMLNQKSLGSGKSRLGQLNPNIYKIAGSADYASTFHDVTSGGNGTYNAGTGYDLCTGWGSPKADALSAKLVGGGDTPPPPTGDFSLSASPSSGSVAAGSSVSTTVTAAATASSSASPSVVGGSTTTTAAHPFIISMRREGSAFPGQQSCTATLFGPHTVLLAAHCLLEKPGHKWFVYGADDLTQNTGTTAEIASQWVHPGYTDWSAGADIAVVTLDKDMPVPAGITYPKLNTDPSLEAAGTQGLSIGWGETGASTYSNVLRQADVPVAADSACRGRYTDPHGQEQYKTPAMLCTGYADHHAGACVGDSGGPYLVGNSVVGMFSWMSTGCDWYAVYARVSTYAVDIAPHLPGGDTPPPSGAIALTAAGLPSGATAAFSPASVDVGGHATLTISTSASTPAGTYDVTISGKSAKSTQTMHYSLTVTGGQPAELQLANPGNQSSRTGQAVNLPLQATGGAGGYRWSSTALSPGLSLNAATGVISGTPTRADSRQVTVTVTDSAGKKASAAFFWFVFG from the coding sequence ATGCGAAAACCAGCCTTCCTCGCCGCCGTCTTCCTGGTGACGACGGCCTTTTCCCCGCCGCAGGCCGCGGCCGCGCCACCCCCGTTGGTGCCGCTGGGCACCGCTCCCGCCATCCCAGCCGGCGCCACCCCGGACGGCTCGGCGATCCCCGGAAACCTCACCGTGTCCGTCGCGCTGAAACCCCGGGACGCAGCGGGAGCCGAACGGTACGCCGCTGCGACCGCCGACCCGGGATCCCCGCTGTACCACCACTACCTGGGCGCCGCGGAGTACACCGAACGGTTCGGGCCCACCGCCGGGGCGGTCGACTTCGTGCGGAACTACCTGACGGGCAAGGGACTCCGGGTCGTCGACGTCACGGGCAACCGCCAGGTCGTCACCGCGTCGGGTACCCCGGGCCAGGTCGAAAGCGCCTTCACCACCACGCTTTCCGGCTTCCGGTCGGCCACGGGTGAGCGCTTCTTCAACGCCACCGAGCCCGCGGCGGTGCCGGCGGACGTCGCGTCGGTCGTCCGCGGCGTCACCGGCCTGACGAACCGGCCGGCCGCGCACCGCGCGGGTTCGCCGGCGGGACCGGCCGGGCCCGCCGGCGGCTACACCCCGGCGCAGCTGCGCACCGCCTACAGCATGAGCGGGCTTTCCGGCTCGTACGACGGATCGGGGGAGACGGTCGGGCTGATCGAGTTCGACACCTTCAAGCAGTCGGACATCGACGCCTGGACGCAGTACTTCAAGCAGCCTGCCGTCACGCCGGAGGTGGTGAAGGTCGACGGCGGCGTCCCGAACCCCGGCAGCGACCAGCTGGAGGTCACCCTCGACATCCAGGCCGTGGCCGCCACGGCCCCGAAGGCCAAGCAGATCGTCTACTCCGCGCCCAACTCCGACCAGGCGTGGGTGCACGAGATGGCGAAGATCGCGTCGGACAACAAGATCACCATCCTGTCGGGCTCGTGGCTCAACGGCGAGATCTGCGAGTCCGATCCGATCGCGGCCTCGCACGACTCCTACACCCAGCTCGCCGCCCAGGGCGTCACGCTGCTCTCGGCGTCCGGCGACTGGGGTGCCACCGGCTGCGGCTACCAGGGCGACAACAAGACCGTCCAGGCCGACTACCCGGCCAGCGACCCGCTGTTCACCGGCGTCGGCGGCACCCAGCTGCGCACCTCCGACAGCGCGGGCACCTGGCAGTCGGAGTCGTGCTGGAACCAGGGCAGCAGCGGCAACACCCGCTCCGGCGGCGCGTACTCGAAGATCTACGCGCGCCCGGACTGGCAGCCGGGAACCAACCAGTACCGCTCGGTGCCGGACGTCTCGCTGCTGGCCGACTACGGCGCCGGCGCGCTTTCGGTGTACATGAACGGCGGCTGGCAGGACGTCGGCGGCACCAGCCTGTCCTCGCCCCTGTGGGCCGGGTACGTGGCGATGCTGAACCAGAAGTCGCTCGGCAGCGGGAAGTCCCGGCTCGGGCAGCTGAACCCGAACATCTACAAGATCGCCGGTTCGGCCGACTACGCCTCGACCTTCCACGACGTCACCTCCGGCGGCAACGGCACCTACAACGCGGGCACCGGCTACGACCTGTGCACCGGCTGGGGCTCGCCGAAGGCCGACGCCCTCAGCGCGAAACTGGTCGGCGGCGGCGACACCCCGCCGCCCCCGACCGGCGACTTCAGCCTGTCCGCCTCGCCGTCTTCGGGCAGCGTCGCCGCCGGCAGCTCGGTGAGCACTACGGTCACCGCGGCCGCCACGGCGTCTTCGTCCGCTTCGCCGTCGGTCGTGGGCGGCAGCACGACCACGACGGCCGCGCACCCGTTCATCATCTCGATGCGGCGCGAGGGCTCGGCGTTCCCGGGGCAGCAGTCCTGCACGGCCACGTTGTTCGGGCCGCACACGGTGCTGCTGGCCGCGCACTGCCTGCTGGAGAAGCCCGGCCACAAGTGGTTCGTCTACGGCGCCGACGACCTGACGCAGAACACCGGCACCACCGCCGAAATCGCCTCGCAGTGGGTGCACCCGGGCTACACGGACTGGAGCGCGGGCGCCGACATCGCCGTCGTCACCCTCGACAAGGACATGCCGGTCCCGGCCGGGATCACCTACCCGAAGCTCAACACCGATCCGAGTCTCGAAGCCGCCGGGACGCAGGGCCTGTCCATCGGCTGGGGCGAGACGGGCGCCAGCACCTACAGCAACGTCCTGCGCCAGGCCGACGTCCCGGTCGCGGCGGACAGCGCGTGCCGGGGCCGGTACACCGACCCGCACGGGCAGGAGCAGTACAAGACACCGGCGATGCTGTGCACGGGGTACGCCGACCACCACGCCGGCGCCTGCGTCGGCGACAGCGGCGGCCCGTACCTGGTCGGCAACTCGGTCGTGGGCATGTTCTCGTGGATGTCGACGGGCTGTGACTGGTACGCCGTCTACGCCCGGGTCTCGACGTACGCGGTGGACATCGCTCCGCACCTGCCCGGCGGCGACACCCCGCCGCCGTCCGGTGCGATCGCGCTGACCGCGGCCGGCCTGCCTTCGGGCGCGACGGCGGCGTTCAGCCCGGCGAGCGTGGACGTGGGCGGCCACGCGACGCTCACGATCTCGACGAGCGCGAGCACCCCGGCCGGGACGTACGACGTCACGATCTCCGGCAAGAGCGCGAAGTCGACGCAGACGATGCACTACAGCCTGACGGTCACCGGCGGGCAGCCCGCCGAGCTGCAACTCGCCAACCCGGGCAACCAGAGCAGCCGGACCGGCCAGGCGGTGAACCTGCCGCTGCAGGCCACCGGCGGTGCCGGCGGGTACCGGTGGTCCTCGACCGCACTGTCACCCGGATTGAGCCTCAACGCGGCCACCGGAGTCATCTCGGGCACCCCGACCCGAGCCGACAGCCGGCAGGTCACCGTGACGGTGACGGATTCGGCGGGCAAGAAGGCGTCGGCGGCGTTCTTCTGGTTCGTGTTCGGCTGA
- a CDS encoding XRE family transcriptional regulator codes for MPPSRETFAGALDAAISDAGLTLDRVREHLAARGVSVSRSALVYWRMGRSKPEREASLRAVVELEQVLGLTIGALTSLLGPDQPRCLRQGSRTPLLERRRLWPSVRQTALEFELPPEDDVRLRSVHDELVVDDHQRERLLRVRVVAEATTDGVTRMPVYYQTEDITRPPPRFAAVFCCRAGRVRRDVDGGLLVAELFFDRELAAGDVAAVEYELVFSRGLPTLGYHRRLTRPASMYTCQVQFGRTVPRSVERFERRDLAAPRRKVHPLRLTDRRVVAVAAREVGAGIIGVEWAW; via the coding sequence GTGCCGCCGTCCCGTGAAACGTTCGCCGGGGCCCTCGACGCCGCGATCAGCGACGCGGGGCTGACTCTGGACCGGGTCCGCGAACACCTGGCCGCGCGCGGGGTCTCGGTCTCGCGCAGCGCTTTGGTGTACTGGCGGATGGGGCGGTCCAAGCCCGAGCGCGAGGCGTCGCTGCGCGCGGTCGTCGAGCTCGAGCAGGTGCTCGGGCTGACCATCGGGGCCCTGACGTCGTTGCTCGGACCGGATCAGCCGCGGTGCCTCCGGCAGGGGAGCCGGACACCGCTGCTGGAGCGGCGCCGGCTGTGGCCGTCGGTGCGGCAGACGGCGCTCGAGTTCGAGCTCCCGCCGGAGGACGACGTCCGCCTGCGGTCGGTGCACGACGAACTCGTCGTCGACGACCACCAGCGGGAACGCCTGCTGCGGGTGCGGGTGGTCGCCGAGGCCACCACGGACGGCGTCACGCGGATGCCGGTGTACTACCAGACCGAGGACATCACCCGGCCGCCGCCGCGCTTCGCCGCCGTGTTCTGCTGCCGCGCGGGCCGGGTCCGCAGGGACGTGGATGGTGGCCTGCTGGTGGCCGAGCTGTTCTTCGACCGGGAGCTGGCCGCCGGAGACGTCGCCGCCGTGGAATACGAACTCGTCTTCTCGCGTGGCCTGCCCACCCTCGGCTACCACCGCCGGCTGACCCGGCCGGCTTCGATGTACACCTGTCAGGTGCAGTTCGGCCGGACGGTCCCGCGGAGCGTCGAACGTTTCGAGCGGCGTGATCTCGCGGCCCCGCGCCGGAAGGTGCACCCGCTGCGGCTGACGGACCGCAGGGTCGTGGCCGTGGCGGCGCGGGAGGTCGGAGCCGGCATCATCGGTGTCGAATGGGCGTGGTAG
- a CDS encoding XRE family transcriptional regulator produces the protein MNRPSPGSFAVTLDAAIDESGLSLERLQHHLAARGVRLSRSALSYWRRGRSQPERDTSMVAVTQLESVLGLDAGALTSRLGPKAPRGRWLGEPACRIERRRLWPQLRALADELKPPPDGQLSFWSIHDRLLLDEHGAERALQVRMVAEATVDGVDRLLTYYQADSALTADPRYHYVRSARLGRVCVDRATGMVAGELHLAHPLAVGAVTVVEYEVRFPPGPPIDHYHRRFTRPIAEYVCQVSFGPRVPRHVRSFEQRGLGGPEHPGSPLSAGSTHAATLALRDVRPGIYGTGWQW, from the coding sequence GTGAACCGGCCGTCGCCCGGCTCGTTCGCGGTCACGCTGGACGCCGCGATCGACGAATCCGGGTTGTCTCTCGAACGGCTCCAGCACCACCTCGCCGCCCGCGGGGTGCGGCTCTCGCGCTCGGCGCTGTCCTACTGGCGGCGCGGCCGGTCGCAGCCGGAACGCGACACGTCGATGGTCGCCGTCACGCAGCTGGAATCGGTGCTGGGCCTCGACGCCGGGGCACTGACCTCGCGGCTCGGCCCCAAAGCGCCCCGCGGCCGCTGGCTCGGCGAGCCCGCCTGCCGGATCGAACGCCGCCGGCTGTGGCCGCAGCTGCGGGCCCTCGCCGACGAGCTGAAGCCACCGCCGGACGGCCAGCTGTCCTTCTGGTCGATCCACGACCGCCTGCTGCTCGACGAGCACGGGGCCGAGCGCGCTCTGCAGGTCCGGATGGTCGCCGAAGCCACCGTCGACGGCGTCGACCGGCTGCTGACCTACTACCAGGCCGACTCGGCCCTGACCGCCGATCCCCGCTACCACTACGTCCGCTCGGCGCGGCTGGGACGGGTCTGCGTGGACCGCGCGACCGGGATGGTCGCCGGCGAGCTGCACCTCGCTCACCCGCTCGCGGTGGGCGCGGTGACCGTGGTGGAGTACGAGGTCCGCTTCCCGCCCGGGCCCCCGATCGACCACTACCACCGCCGGTTCACCCGGCCGATCGCGGAATACGTCTGCCAGGTGAGCTTCGGCCCGCGAGTGCCGCGCCACGTCCGTTCCTTCGAGCAGCGGGGGCTGGGCGGACCCGAGCACCCCGGCAGCCCGCTGTCGGCCGGGAGCACGCACGCGGCGACCCTCGCGCTGCGCGACGTCCGTCCCGGCATCTACGGCACCGGGTGGCAGTGGTGA
- a CDS encoding CHAP domain-containing protein, with protein MRRPSRALLTLAAVVAFAVSGTATATAAPHAQPASMAAEFGTVPAAATATTIGDIYPAKWRNVPQDSVVDDWNMYNRECVSWAAFNIARHGESANNYGDAKYWDDNARNQGYRVDNTPTVGSIAQTDNGRYGHVAIVDSIHGGTITVEDYNWTGDGHYLVHDVSTSSFRYIHFYD; from the coding sequence ATGCGCCGACCGTCCCGTGCCCTGCTCACCCTCGCCGCCGTCGTCGCCTTCGCCGTCAGCGGCACCGCCACCGCGACCGCCGCCCCCCACGCACAGCCGGCGTCGATGGCCGCCGAATTCGGCACGGTCCCCGCCGCGGCGACCGCCACCACCATCGGCGACATCTACCCCGCGAAGTGGCGCAACGTCCCCCAGGACTCCGTGGTCGACGACTGGAACATGTACAACCGCGAGTGCGTTTCCTGGGCCGCCTTCAACATCGCCCGCCACGGCGAGAGCGCGAACAACTACGGCGACGCCAAGTACTGGGACGACAACGCGCGCAACCAGGGCTACCGCGTCGACAACACCCCCACGGTCGGCTCGATCGCCCAGACCGACAACGGCCGCTACGGCCACGTGGCCATCGTGGACAGCATCCACGGCGGCACCATCACGGTCGAGGACTACAACTGGACCGGCGACGGCCACTACCTCGTCCACGACGTCAGCACGTCTTCCTTCCGCTACATCCACTTCTACGACTGA
- a CDS encoding helix-turn-helix domain-containing protein has protein sequence MPAPTTLIARDFTEFRAAVSHSFVPLHVTAGGDGFRGRIRSSVADDVQVSEVTASPHVVERTPELIARAERRYYKLSLILAGTGLLVQDDRQAVLRPGDVALYDTHRPYSLVFEEDFRTLVVMFPQRLIDLPAELVGRLTAVRMSGKEGVGNVVVPFLAQLGGNLEQLAGPAGARLAHSAVDLLSTLVATELDLARANADPHHELMRRIRAHIDANLQSTDLTPARIAAEHFISTRHLHGLFQEQGTTVSGWIRTRRLEHCRRDLLDPVHAGRPVAAIAARWGFVDAAHFSRVFKNAFGRAPSELRRELTVSVR, from the coding sequence GTGCCTGCCCCGACGACCCTCATCGCCCGCGACTTCACCGAATTCCGCGCCGCGGTCTCCCACTCCTTCGTGCCGCTGCACGTGACCGCGGGCGGTGACGGGTTCCGCGGCCGGATCCGCTCGTCGGTGGCCGATGACGTGCAGGTTTCCGAGGTCACCGCCTCGCCCCACGTCGTGGAGCGCACGCCGGAGCTGATCGCGCGCGCCGAGCGCCGCTACTACAAGCTGAGCCTGATCCTGGCCGGCACCGGGCTGCTGGTGCAGGACGACCGGCAGGCCGTGCTGCGCCCCGGCGACGTCGCCCTCTACGACACGCACCGGCCGTACTCGCTGGTGTTCGAAGAGGACTTCCGCACCCTCGTCGTGATGTTCCCGCAGCGGCTGATCGACCTGCCCGCCGAGCTGGTCGGGCGGCTGACCGCCGTCCGGATGTCGGGCAAGGAGGGCGTCGGCAACGTCGTCGTGCCGTTCCTCGCCCAGCTCGGTGGCAACCTCGAGCAGCTCGCGGGCCCCGCGGGCGCGCGGCTGGCGCACAGCGCCGTCGACCTGCTGTCCACCCTGGTCGCCACCGAACTGGACCTCGCGCGCGCGAACGCTGACCCGCACCACGAGCTGATGCGCCGCATCCGCGCCCACATCGACGCGAACCTGCAGTCGACCGACCTCACCCCGGCGCGGATCGCCGCCGAGCACTTCATCTCGACCCGCCACCTGCACGGGCTGTTCCAGGAGCAGGGCACCACCGTCTCCGGCTGGATCCGCACCCGGCGGCTCGAGCACTGCCGCCGCGACCTGCTGGACCCGGTGCACGCCGGCCGCCCGGTCGCGGCCATCGCCGCCCGGTGGGGGTTCGTCGACGCCGCGCACTTCAGCCGGGTGTTCAAGAACGCGTTCGGCCGGGCGCCGAGCGAGCTGCGCCGTGAGTTGACCGTCAGCGTCCGGTAG
- a CDS encoding MoaF C-terminal domain-containing protein, which produces MPEAPSDDWRTYDEFAAGIATYRLPNADLTGRDVTITLDDGETLALTFKDAGHVVCNGVEDPYDAVAVRDDVFFVNLPLTSVDGEALTVVYSTATHRALAVRSVIGAEDVDGVPRVSQDFRAGVTDGGEPSEAVPGPSRDLIGKRNLYRYSPDHLYEHVYVSSQRYAWQCLEGVQRGHGDMDLSTVWKFADGLYLFCFREFRIAVASVWLHDLGYALRTTGVFLGLTGDGESEHSRAGGHIYPLGAVAYPDAQPV; this is translated from the coding sequence ATGCCCGAAGCCCCCTCCGACGACTGGCGCACCTACGACGAGTTCGCGGCCGGCATCGCCACCTACCGGCTGCCGAACGCCGACCTCACCGGCCGGGACGTCACGATCACCCTCGACGACGGCGAAACCCTCGCGCTGACCTTCAAGGACGCCGGGCACGTCGTGTGCAACGGCGTCGAAGACCCCTACGACGCCGTCGCCGTGCGCGACGACGTCTTCTTCGTGAACCTGCCGCTCACCAGCGTCGACGGCGAAGCGCTCACCGTCGTGTATTCGACGGCCACCCATCGCGCCCTCGCCGTCCGCTCGGTGATCGGCGCCGAGGACGTCGACGGCGTTCCCCGCGTTTCGCAGGACTTCCGGGCGGGAGTCACCGACGGCGGCGAACCGTCCGAGGCCGTGCCCGGGCCGTCGCGCGACCTGATCGGCAAGCGGAACCTCTACCGCTACAGCCCCGACCACCTCTACGAACACGTCTACGTCTCTTCGCAGCGCTACGCCTGGCAGTGCCTGGAAGGCGTGCAGCGCGGCCACGGCGACATGGACCTCTCGACCGTGTGGAAGTTCGCCGACGGCCTGTACCTGTTCTGCTTCCGCGAGTTCCGGATCGCCGTGGCGAGCGTCTGGCTGCACGACCTCGGCTACGCCCTGCGCACCACCGGCGTGTTCCTCGGCCTGACCGGCGACGGGGAATCCGAGCACTCCCGCGCCGGCGGGCACATCTACCCGCTGGGCGCGGTGGCCTACCCCGACGCCCAACCCGTCTGA
- a CDS encoding nuclear transport factor 2 family protein, translating into MSNVDVIRAHYAASDAGDLPGMLAPLGPGTTWTEAAGFPYAGTYTGPDEVREHVFEAIGRDWDGYRFTLGDLLDAGDAVVGVGTYTGTHRRTGRSFTARVAHLWRFASGEVVSFEQIVDSAPVVAALREQQ; encoded by the coding sequence GTGTCCAATGTGGACGTCATCCGCGCGCACTACGCCGCCAGCGACGCCGGCGACCTGCCCGGCATGCTCGCCCCGCTCGGCCCCGGGACGACGTGGACCGAGGCGGCCGGGTTCCCCTACGCCGGCACCTACACCGGCCCGGACGAGGTGCGCGAGCACGTGTTCGAGGCCATCGGCCGGGATTGGGACGGCTACCGCTTCACCCTCGGCGACCTGCTCGACGCCGGGGACGCGGTGGTCGGCGTCGGCACCTACACCGGTACCCACCGCCGGACCGGCCGGTCCTTCACCGCCCGCGTCGCGCACCTGTGGCGCTTCGCGAGCGGCGAGGTCGTGTCCTTCGAGCAGATCGTCGACTCCGCGCCCGTCGTGGCCGCCCTCCGGGAGCAGCAATGA
- a CDS encoding ABC transporter substrate-binding protein: MRKTLPVLAIAVLLAAAGCAGSEAGANGPIVVGSVNALSGAATFPEASQAAKAVFDAANAAGGVGGRKIEYKAIDDKGDPAAAAAAAREVVGGDQAVALVGSSSLIECEINEKYYEQQKILSMPGVGVDPACFSSPNIAPVNVGPFHDMTLTLLYGSEVLKQDDICALLEIAGNTLPAYQAAIAEWTKITGKKLKYVDSTVPYGGSDYTPYIVKARAAGCKAITVNPVEPDSIGQLKAAQAQGWTDVTWLLLTSVYSENYAKAISNAGAGVYVPAEFYPFTDAAAPANKDWRELMAKNGIPLTSFSQGGYLAAKYFLAVLRGMKGDITRETVSKALREMQPISDPMVGTPYVFGPAQAHHDNTAGWPIKLATGAGKWELVAQDWLRIPQQ; this comes from the coding sequence ATGAGAAAAACCCTGCCCGTACTCGCGATCGCCGTCCTGCTGGCGGCCGCTGGCTGCGCCGGTTCCGAAGCCGGCGCGAACGGCCCGATCGTGGTCGGTTCGGTCAATGCGCTGTCCGGCGCGGCCACCTTCCCGGAGGCGTCCCAGGCCGCGAAAGCCGTGTTCGACGCGGCCAACGCGGCCGGCGGTGTCGGCGGCCGCAAGATCGAGTACAAGGCGATCGACGACAAGGGCGACCCGGCGGCCGCCGCGGCGGCCGCCCGCGAAGTGGTCGGCGGCGACCAGGCCGTCGCGCTCGTCGGTTCGTCGAGCCTGATCGAGTGCGAGATCAACGAGAAGTACTACGAGCAGCAGAAGATCCTGTCGATGCCGGGCGTCGGCGTCGACCCGGCGTGCTTCTCCAGCCCGAACATCGCGCCGGTCAACGTCGGCCCGTTCCACGACATGACGCTCACCCTGCTCTACGGCTCGGAAGTGCTGAAGCAGGACGACATCTGCGCGTTGCTGGAGATCGCCGGCAACACGCTGCCGGCGTACCAGGCGGCCATCGCGGAGTGGACGAAGATCACCGGCAAGAAGCTGAAGTACGTCGACTCGACCGTCCCCTATGGAGGGTCGGACTACACGCCCTACATCGTCAAGGCGCGGGCGGCGGGCTGCAAGGCGATCACCGTCAACCCGGTGGAACCGGACTCGATCGGCCAGCTCAAGGCCGCGCAGGCGCAGGGCTGGACCGACGTCACCTGGCTCCTGCTGACCAGCGTCTACAGCGAGAACTACGCCAAGGCGATCTCGAACGCGGGCGCCGGCGTGTACGTTCCGGCCGAGTTCTACCCGTTCACCGACGCGGCCGCCCCGGCCAACAAGGACTGGCGGGAGCTGATGGCGAAGAACGGGATCCCGCTGACGTCGTTCAGCCAGGGCGGCTACCTGGCGGCGAAGTACTTCCTCGCCGTGCTGCGCGGGATGAAGGGCGACATCACGCGCGAGACGGTGTCGAAGGCGCTGCGCGAGATGCAGCCGATCAGCGACCCGATGGTCGGCACGCCGTACGTGTTCGGGCCCGCGCAGGCACACCACGACAACACCGCGGGCTGGCCGATCAAGCTCGCCACCGGCGCCGGCAAGTGGGAGCTCGTGGCGCAGGACTGGCTCCGGATCCCCCAGCAGTAG
- a CDS encoding branched-chain amino acid ABC transporter permease: MLQGALAGLAAGGLYAVLAVCLTLMSRLVRVVNFAQSATGMFGCYVAVFLAVHLGVPSWLATLAGILLGGALSAVLGWIVATWLAEADTGTRSATTVAVLLLLISLAFILFGNKPQPFHPLLAGPAFTIGGVVVSQVTVLTVALAVLVALACRAVLARTALGVRLRALSERPTTAELLGIPARPLSVGVWTATGVIATLAVSIVAPSQSNDPTSLAMLVVPAAAAALLGGFRRLDLAVLGGLVLGMAQGAVAQSDRLSVLRYFLPFLVIVALLLWTQRKEVWDAAR; encoded by the coding sequence ATGCTGCAGGGCGCTTTGGCCGGTCTGGCCGCCGGCGGGCTCTACGCGGTGCTCGCGGTGTGCCTGACCCTGATGTCGCGGCTGGTGCGGGTGGTCAACTTCGCCCAGTCCGCGACCGGGATGTTCGGCTGCTACGTCGCCGTCTTCCTCGCCGTCCACCTCGGTGTCCCGTCGTGGCTGGCCACCCTGGCTGGCATCCTGCTCGGCGGCGCGCTGAGCGCGGTGCTCGGCTGGATCGTCGCCACCTGGCTGGCCGAGGCCGACACCGGCACGCGCTCGGCGACGACGGTCGCGGTGCTCCTGCTGCTGATCTCGCTGGCGTTCATCCTGTTCGGGAACAAGCCGCAGCCGTTCCACCCGCTGCTGGCCGGGCCGGCGTTCACGATCGGCGGGGTGGTGGTCAGCCAGGTCACGGTGCTCACGGTCGCGCTGGCGGTCCTGGTCGCCCTCGCCTGCCGGGCGGTGCTGGCCCGGACAGCGCTGGGCGTGCGCCTGCGGGCCCTGTCGGAGCGCCCGACGACAGCGGAGCTGCTGGGCATCCCGGCCCGGCCGCTGTCGGTCGGGGTGTGGACGGCCACCGGGGTGATCGCGACCCTGGCGGTCTCGATCGTGGCGCCGTCGCAGTCGAACGACCCGACCTCGCTGGCGATGCTGGTCGTCCCGGCCGCGGCGGCGGCCCTGCTGGGCGGCTTCCGGCGGCTGGACCTGGCGGTGCTCGGCGGCCTGGTGCTGGGCATGGCCCAGGGCGCGGTCGCGCAGAGCGACCGGCTGTCGGTGCTGCGGTACTTCCTCCCGTTCCTGGTGATCGTGGCCCTGCTGCTGTGGACGCAGCGCAAGGAGGTGTGGGATGCGGCTCGCTGA